A window of the Streptomyces sp. NBC_00454 genome harbors these coding sequences:
- a CDS encoding tetratricopeptide repeat protein has product MSDTTPQLPSPSPSPETHVIDYRAAEQLLAARDPRGAVKLLDSVIAAHPENTAARLLRARAFFAAAQLRPAALEFELVLEREPDNAFAHFALARTHQRAGRPVQARKHFRLAAALDPQPDYLAAARFDE; this is encoded by the coding sequence GTGTCCGACACCACGCCGCAGCTCCCGTCGCCGTCTCCGTCGCCCGAGACGCACGTCATCGACTACCGGGCCGCCGAGCAGCTGCTCGCCGCCCGGGACCCGCGTGGCGCGGTGAAGCTGCTCGACTCGGTCATAGCCGCCCACCCGGAGAACACGGCGGCCCGGCTGCTGCGCGCCCGGGCCTTCTTCGCGGCGGCCCAGCTGCGTCCGGCGGCGCTGGAATTCGAGCTGGTGCTGGAGCGGGAGCCGGACAACGCGTTCGCCCACTTCGCGCTGGCCCGCACCCACCAGCGCGCGGGCCGACCGGTGCAGGCCCGCAAGCACTTCCGGCTGGCGGCGGCCCTGGACCCGCAGCCGGACTACCTGGCGGCGGCCCGCTTCGACGAATAG
- a CDS encoding PAC2 family protein: MLDPQGLYEWDAKGLAVADLALAQDSAGLVMLYHFEGYIDAGEAGEQIVERLLDTLPHQVVARFDADRLVDYRARRPLLTFQRDHWTDFEEPLLEVRLVQDATGAPFLLLSGPEPDVEWERFAVAVRQIVERLGVRLSVNFHGIPMGVPHTRPVGITPHGNRTDLMPGHRSPFDEAQVPGSAESLVEFRLGQWGHDVLGVAAHVPHYVARSPYPDAALTALEAITAATGLVLPAVAHGLRTEAHRTQTEIDRQIREGDEELVSLVQGLEHQYDAAAGAETRGNMIAEPAEIPSADEIGREFERFLAEREGDA; the protein is encoded by the coding sequence GTGCTTGATCCACAGGGTTTGTACGAATGGGACGCCAAGGGCCTGGCGGTGGCCGACCTGGCGCTTGCCCAGGACTCGGCCGGGCTGGTCATGCTCTACCACTTCGAGGGGTACATCGACGCGGGTGAGGCGGGCGAGCAGATCGTCGAGCGACTGCTCGACACGCTGCCCCACCAGGTCGTGGCCCGTTTCGACGCGGACCGCCTGGTCGACTACCGGGCGCGCCGCCCGCTGCTGACCTTCCAGCGCGACCACTGGACCGACTTCGAGGAGCCCCTCCTGGAGGTGCGCCTCGTCCAGGACGCCACGGGCGCGCCGTTCCTGCTGCTGTCCGGCCCCGAGCCGGACGTGGAGTGGGAGCGCTTCGCCGTCGCCGTCCGCCAGATCGTCGAGCGCCTGGGCGTGCGGCTCTCCGTGAACTTCCACGGCATCCCCATGGGCGTTCCGCACACCCGGCCCGTCGGGATCACCCCGCACGGCAACCGGACCGACCTCATGCCGGGCCACCGCAGCCCCTTCGACGAGGCGCAGGTACCGGGCAGCGCGGAATCGCTGGTGGAGTTCCGCCTCGGCCAGTGGGGACACGACGTACTGGGCGTGGCCGCCCACGTACCGCACTACGTGGCGCGCTCCCCGTATCCGGACGCCGCGCTGACGGCCCTGGAGGCGATCACGGCCGCGACCGGACTGGTCCTTCCGGCGGTCGCGCACGGCCTGCGCACCGAGGCCCACCGCACCCAGACGGAGATCGACCGGCAGATCCGGGAGGGCGACGAGGAGCTGGTCAGCCTGGTGCAGGGGCTGGAGCACCAGTACGACGCGGCGGCCGGAGCCGAAACCCGGGGCAACATGATCGCGGAGCCCGCGGAGATCCCCTCGGCGGACGAGATCGGGCGCGAGTTCGAGCGCTTCCTGGCGGAGCGCGAGGGCGACGCCTGA
- a CDS encoding ATP-dependent RNA helicase, with protein sequence MTRTPTPRTAELDSLPVREAVPALVAALDAHGTAVLCAPPGTGKTTLVPLVLAGLVGGGPRRRVVVAEPRRIAARAAARRMAWLLGEQVGASVGFTVRGERVAGPHTVVEVVTTGVLLQRLQRDQELTGVDLVVLDECHERHLDADTVAAFLLDVRENLRPELRLLAASATTDAAGWSRVLGRGSPGGAPVVEAAGISYPVETVWAPPAKPVRPPHGMRVDPAQLTHVASVVRRALAERSGDVLCFLPGVGEIARVAGQLAGADAEVLQIHGRAPAAVQDAALSPADHRRVILSTAVAESSLTVPGVRIVVDSGLAREPRVDHARGLGALATVRASRAAGRQRAGRAGREAPGTVYRCWAEAEDGRLPSFPSPEIRIADLAQFALQAACWGDPDAAGLALLDPPPAGAMAAAREVLLAVGAVTPAGRPTPRGLRMARLGLHPRLARALLDGSAALGPRRAAELVALLSEEPPREYGDDLAAAWRSARQGTDAYAPRWRAEARRLERAAAEGTPAGPSPTPPLPDSRGSAPDPAPQTPAGLDDAAQRHFQPARRLRAGSGQSPVSGRGGVGESNLPDDAAAGLVAALAFPERVAKAKGQGAFLMASGTAAELGEGSGLRSAPWLAVAVADRPPHSASARVRLAALIDEDTARAAADHLLRAGEEVHWEAGDLVARSVERLGAIELAARPLRDPDRALVRAALLEGLRTEGLGLLRWTPDSQALRARLGFLHRTLGGAWPDVSDDSALLERADDWLEPELSRARRRSDLGRIEAGQALNRLLPWATGEASRLDELAPERIEVPSGSRIRVDYASEHGQPVLAVKLQELFGLAETPRIAGVPVLIHLLSPAGRPAAVTADLASFWQGGYRAVRAELRGRYPKHPWPEDPATAEPTRHTNARLRR encoded by the coding sequence ATGACGCGCACGCCCACACCCCGCACGGCCGAGCTCGACTCCCTTCCCGTACGGGAAGCGGTGCCCGCGCTCGTCGCCGCGCTGGACGCCCACGGCACCGCCGTCCTGTGCGCCCCGCCCGGCACCGGCAAGACCACGCTGGTGCCCCTGGTGCTGGCGGGGCTGGTGGGGGGCGGCCCGCGCCGCCGGGTCGTGGTCGCCGAGCCCCGCCGGATCGCGGCCCGCGCCGCGGCCCGGCGGATGGCCTGGCTACTGGGCGAGCAGGTCGGCGCCTCGGTGGGCTTCACGGTGCGCGGCGAGCGGGTGGCCGGCCCTCACACGGTGGTCGAGGTCGTGACCACCGGGGTCCTGCTCCAGCGCCTCCAGCGGGACCAGGAACTGACCGGCGTCGACCTGGTGGTCCTGGACGAATGCCACGAGCGGCACCTGGACGCCGACACCGTCGCCGCCTTCCTCCTGGACGTACGGGAAAACCTGCGCCCGGAGCTACGGCTCCTCGCGGCCTCGGCGACCACCGACGCGGCCGGATGGTCGCGGGTTCTCGGTCGGGGCAGCCCGGGCGGCGCCCCCGTGGTGGAGGCCGCGGGAATCTCGTACCCGGTGGAGACGGTCTGGGCCCCACCGGCCAAGCCGGTGCGGCCGCCGCACGGGATGCGGGTGGATCCGGCTCAGCTGACGCACGTGGCCTCGGTGGTGCGGCGGGCGCTGGCGGAACGTTCCGGCGACGTCCTGTGCTTCCTCCCCGGAGTCGGCGAGATCGCCCGGGTCGCAGGTCAGCTCGCCGGCGCCGACGCGGAGGTCCTCCAGATCCACGGCCGCGCCCCCGCCGCCGTCCAGGACGCGGCCCTGTCCCCGGCCGACCACCGCCGGGTCATCCTGTCCACCGCCGTCGCGGAATCCAGCCTGACCGTCCCCGGCGTACGGATCGTCGTCGACTCGGGACTCGCCCGCGAACCCCGGGTCGACCACGCGCGGGGCCTGGGCGCGCTGGCGACCGTACGGGCCTCCCGCGCGGCCGGACGCCAGCGCGCCGGCCGCGCCGGGCGCGAGGCCCCGGGCACGGTGTACCGCTGCTGGGCCGAAGCCGAGGACGGCCGGCTCCCCTCCTTCCCCTCCCCCGAGATCCGGATCGCGGACCTCGCGCAGTTCGCCCTCCAGGCCGCCTGCTGGGGCGACCCCGACGCGGCCGGGCTCGCGCTGCTCGACCCGCCACCGGCCGGAGCGATGGCGGCGGCCCGGGAGGTACTCCTCGCGGTGGGCGCGGTGACCCCGGCGGGCCGGCCGACCCCGCGCGGGCTGCGGATGGCCCGCCTGGGCCTGCACCCGCGCCTCGCCCGCGCCCTGCTGGACGGCTCCGCCGCGCTGGGCCCCCGGCGGGCGGCGGAACTGGTGGCGCTGCTGAGCGAGGAGCCGCCGCGGGAGTACGGGGACGACCTGGCGGCGGCCTGGCGGTCGGCCCGCCAGGGCACCGACGCCTACGCGCCGCGCTGGCGCGCCGAAGCCCGCCGCCTGGAGCGCGCCGCCGCCGAAGGCACCCCTGCGGGGCCCTCCCCCACCCCGCCCCTTCCCGATTCCCGGGGCTCCGCCCCGGACCCCGCGCCTCAAACGCCGGCGGGGCTGGATGATGCCGCGCAGCGGCATTTCCAGCCCGCCCGGCGTTTGAGGGCCGGGTCCGGGCAGAGCCCGGTTTCGGGAAGGGGCGGGGTGGGGGAAAGCAACCTCCCCGACGACGCCGCCGCCGGGCTCGTCGCAGCCCTGGCGTTCCCGGAGCGCGTGGCGAAAGCCAAGGGCCAGGGGGCCTTCCTCATGGCCTCCGGCACCGCCGCCGAGCTCGGCGAAGGCTCAGGCCTGCGCAGCGCACCCTGGCTCGCCGTAGCCGTGGCCGACAGGCCCCCGCACTCCGCGTCCGCCCGCGTCCGGCTCGCCGCCCTCATCGACGAGGACACCGCCCGAGCAGCCGCGGACCACCTGCTGCGCGCGGGCGAAGAGGTGCACTGGGAGGCCGGAGACCTCGTCGCCCGCTCCGTGGAACGGCTCGGCGCCATCGAGCTGGCCGCACGGCCCCTGCGCGACCCCGACCGGGCCCTGGTCAGGGCCGCCCTGCTCGAAGGCCTGCGCACCGAGGGGCTCGGCCTGCTGCGCTGGACCCCGGACTCACAAGCCCTCCGGGCCCGGCTCGGCTTCCTGCACCGCACCCTCGGCGGCGCCTGGCCCGACGTGTCCGACGACTCCGCCCTGCTGGAGCGCGCCGACGACTGGCTGGAACCCGAGCTGTCGCGGGCCCGCCGCCGCTCCGACCTCGGCCGGATCGAAGCCGGGCAGGCGCTGAACCGGCTGCTGCCCTGGGCCACGGGCGAGGCCTCCCGGCTCGACGAGCTGGCTCCGGAGCGGATCGAGGTGCCCAGCGGCTCCCGGATCCGCGTCGACTACGCCTCCGAGCACGGGCAGCCCGTACTCGCCGTGAAGCTCCAGGAGCTGTTCGGACTGGCCGAGACCCCCCGGATCGCGGGGGTACCCGTACTCATCCACCTGCTGTCCCCCGCCGGCCGGCCGGCCGCCGTCACCGCCGACCTCGCGTCGTTCTGGCAGGGCGGCTACCGCGCCGTCCGCGCCGAGCTGCGCGGACGCTACCCCAAGCACCCGTGGCCGGAGGACCCGGCGACCGCCGAGCCCACCCGGCACACCAACGCCCGGCTCAGGCGCTGA
- a CDS encoding SNF2-related protein — protein sequence MTTRTPAEPSALLRHAAVFLPAAVPRESRVAFWAPEGDPLPETGGSPQPLTVVRPHGEGVRSRTVPAVTLTVTAALPLLVRAVRSPAAHPATRAWGTAAVQALTLVARGRLLPGLTPEGMDAWRAGPLDAEDIGYLRAVAAALPHEGYATPLAGRRPLHLPEPEALVRAFLDAVADSLPRTPAAPFAAGRPFAAREPQHVPGIQEWAAQVASGADTGVGISLRLDLSSFRLFDEAEGEDTRRAGAAVVQVHSLADPTLVTDASTLWAGAAAAGFGPRARIDAVLALRRAGRVWPPLLRLLDQPVPDVLALSDPELEDLLGRAAIRLAEAGVLVHWPRDLARTLTASAVVRSTAPGSATDGTAFFDAQQLFAFSWELALGGDRLTPGEMDALAQAHRPVVRLRDQWVRVDPELVRKARKRELGLLDPVDALATVLTGTAEVDGEQVAAVPVGALAALRERLTGELAPLPQPAALKATLRDYQARGLAWLDLMTSLGLGGCLADDMGLGKTVTLIALHLHRDRPEPTLVVCPASLLGNWQREIERFAPGTPVRRFHGAGRSLEGLEGGFVLTTYGTMRAGAARLAEQPWGMVVADEAQHVKNPHSATAKALRTIPAPARVALTGTPVENNLSELWALLDWTTPGLLGPLTAFRARHARPVEHQSEEDGGNEAAVARLAALVRPFLLRRKKSDPGIAPELPPKTETDHPVSLTREQVSLYQAAVDEAMAVIGASEGIERRGMIMKLLGSLKQICNHPAQYLKEEQPRIAHRSGKLALLDELLDTILAEGGSVLVFTQYVTMARIIDRHLAARGISRQLLHGGTPVARREELVDRFQAGESPVFLLSLKAAGTGLNLTRAGHVIHYDRWWNPAVEEQATDRAYRIGQTQPVQVHRIIAEGTVEDRIAEMLEAKRALADAVLGSGESALTELTDRELADLVSLRRPV from the coding sequence ATGACCACGCGAACACCGGCGGAGCCATCCGCACTGCTCCGCCATGCCGCCGTGTTCCTCCCCGCCGCCGTCCCCCGGGAGAGCCGCGTCGCCTTCTGGGCCCCCGAAGGCGACCCCCTGCCCGAGACGGGCGGCTCGCCGCAGCCGCTCACCGTGGTCCGCCCGCACGGTGAGGGCGTCCGCAGCCGGACCGTGCCGGCCGTCACGCTGACGGTCACCGCCGCTCTGCCCCTGCTCGTCCGCGCGGTCCGCAGCCCCGCCGCTCATCCCGCGACCCGGGCCTGGGGGACCGCTGCCGTGCAGGCTCTCACCCTGGTGGCCCGCGGCCGCCTGCTGCCCGGACTGACCCCCGAGGGCATGGACGCCTGGCGGGCCGGTCCCCTGGACGCCGAGGACATCGGGTATCTGCGGGCCGTGGCCGCGGCCCTGCCCCACGAGGGGTACGCCACCCCGCTCGCCGGCCGCCGCCCACTGCACCTGCCCGAACCGGAGGCGCTGGTCCGGGCGTTCCTCGACGCCGTCGCCGACAGCCTGCCCCGTACCCCGGCGGCGCCCTTCGCCGCGGGCCGCCCGTTCGCCGCCCGGGAGCCGCAGCACGTTCCGGGGATACAGGAGTGGGCGGCACAGGTCGCCTCCGGGGCCGACACCGGGGTCGGCATCTCGCTCCGCCTCGACCTGTCGTCCTTCCGGCTCTTCGACGAGGCGGAGGGTGAGGACACCAGGCGCGCCGGAGCCGCCGTGGTGCAGGTGCACAGCCTCGCCGACCCGACCCTGGTCACGGACGCCTCGACGCTGTGGGCGGGCGCCGCCGCGGCCGGCTTCGGCCCCCGCGCCCGGATCGACGCCGTGCTCGCGCTGCGCCGGGCGGGCCGGGTGTGGCCGCCGCTGCTGCGGCTGCTGGACCAGCCGGTCCCCGATGTCCTGGCCCTGTCGGATCCCGAGCTCGAAGACCTGCTGGGCCGGGCCGCGATCCGGCTGGCGGAGGCCGGGGTCCTGGTCCACTGGCCGCGCGACCTGGCCCGTACGCTCACCGCCAGCGCGGTCGTCCGGTCCACCGCGCCCGGTTCCGCCACCGACGGCACCGCCTTCTTCGATGCCCAGCAGCTCTTCGCCTTCTCCTGGGAGCTGGCGCTCGGCGGCGACCGCCTCACCCCGGGGGAGATGGACGCCCTCGCGCAGGCCCACCGGCCCGTGGTGCGGCTGCGCGACCAGTGGGTGCGGGTCGATCCGGAGCTGGTGCGCAAGGCGCGCAAGCGCGAGCTGGGGCTGCTGGACCCGGTGGACGCGCTGGCCACCGTACTGACGGGTACGGCCGAGGTGGACGGGGAGCAGGTGGCCGCGGTCCCGGTCGGGGCGCTGGCCGCGCTGCGGGAGCGGCTGACCGGGGAGCTGGCCCCGCTGCCCCAGCCGGCCGCGCTCAAGGCCACCCTGCGCGACTACCAGGCCCGTGGCCTGGCCTGGCTGGACCTGATGACCTCGCTGGGTCTGGGCGGTTGCCTCGCCGACGACATGGGCCTGGGCAAGACGGTCACCCTGATCGCGCTCCACCTGCACCGCGACCGTCCCGAGCCGACGCTCGTCGTCTGTCCGGCCTCGCTCCTGGGCAACTGGCAGCGGGAGATCGAGAGGTTCGCGCCCGGTACCCCGGTGCGCCGTTTCCACGGGGCCGGCCGCAGCCTCGAGGGGCTGGAGGGCGGATTCGTCCTCACTACGTACGGGACCATGCGCGCGGGAGCGGCCCGGCTGGCCGAGCAGCCGTGGGGCATGGTCGTCGCCGACGAGGCCCAGCACGTCAAGAATCCGCATTCGGCGACCGCCAAGGCGCTGCGCACCATCCCGGCTCCGGCGCGGGTGGCGCTGACCGGTACCCCCGTGGAGAACAACCTGTCCGAGCTGTGGGCGCTCCTCGACTGGACCACGCCGGGGCTGCTGGGGCCGCTCACCGCGTTCCGGGCCCGGCACGCCCGGCCCGTGGAGCACCAGAGCGAGGAGGACGGCGGCAACGAGGCAGCGGTCGCCCGACTGGCCGCGCTGGTACGGCCGTTCCTGCTGCGGCGCAAGAAGTCCGATCCGGGCATCGCGCCCGAGCTGCCGCCGAAGACGGAGACCGACCACCCGGTGTCCCTCACCCGCGAGCAGGTCTCCCTCTACCAGGCGGCGGTGGACGAGGCGATGGCCGTGATCGGGGCGAGCGAGGGCATCGAGCGGCGCGGCATGATCATGAAGCTGCTGGGCTCGCTCAAGCAGATCTGCAACCACCCGGCGCAGTATTTGAAAGAAGAGCAGCCCCGGATCGCGCACCGTTCCGGGAAGCTGGCCCTGCTGGACGAGCTGCTCGACACGATCCTCGCCGAGGGCGGCTCGGTGCTGGTCTTCACCCAGTACGTGACGATGGCCCGGATCATCGACCGGCATCTCGCCGCGCGCGGGATCTCCCGTCAACTGCTGCACGGCGGGACGCCGGTGGCCCGTCGCGAGGAGCTCGTGGACCGGTTCCAGGCGGGCGAGAGCCCGGTCTTCCTGCTGTCCCTCAAGGCGGCGGGCA
- a CDS encoding DUF6343 family protein yields MRSGNEPVTARSPLRLRLWLSVWGMIWSAAGAAVFSLAERPGWAAVCAAVTVLAAVDLAVVLHHIHQGPHYQPGPEIPPYEPPRR; encoded by the coding sequence ATGCGAAGCGGAAACGAGCCGGTGACCGCGCGCAGTCCGCTGCGGTTGCGGTTGTGGCTGAGCGTGTGGGGGATGATCTGGTCCGCCGCCGGGGCCGCGGTGTTCTCGCTCGCCGAGCGGCCCGGGTGGGCGGCCGTCTGCGCGGCCGTCACCGTGCTCGCCGCGGTGGATCTGGCCGTCGTGCTCCACCACATCCACCAGGGCCCGCACTACCAGCCGGGCCCGGAGATCCCCCCGTACGAGCCCCCGAGGCGGTAG
- a CDS encoding class I SAM-dependent methyltransferase, with protein sequence MNQEDYAPEEAYEAGTDAGDDAEATRRDAGEAESSRASRGWWDRNADEYQSEHGAFLGDDRFVWGPEGLDEAEAALLGPAAALKGKDVLEIGAGAAQCSRWLAAQGARPVALDLSHRQLQHALRIGDDVPLVEADAGRLPFRDGSFDLACSAYGAVPFVADPVNVMREVRRVLRPGGRWVFSVTHPIRWAFPDEPGPEGLSVAASYFDRTPYVEQDEEGAAVYVEHHRTLGDRVRDVVAGGFRLIDLVEPEWPAWNSQEWGGWSPLRGNLIPGTAIFVCERD encoded by the coding sequence ATGAACCAAGAGGACTACGCCCCCGAAGAAGCGTACGAAGCCGGAACGGACGCCGGGGACGACGCCGAGGCCACCCGCCGTGACGCGGGGGAAGCGGAGAGCAGCCGGGCCAGCCGGGGCTGGTGGGACCGCAACGCCGACGAGTACCAGAGCGAGCACGGCGCCTTCCTCGGCGACGACCGCTTCGTCTGGGGTCCCGAGGGCCTGGACGAGGCCGAGGCCGCCCTCCTGGGCCCCGCCGCCGCCCTCAAGGGCAAGGACGTCCTGGAAATCGGCGCCGGCGCCGCCCAGTGCTCGCGCTGGCTGGCCGCCCAGGGCGCCCGGCCCGTCGCCCTGGACCTCTCCCACCGCCAGCTCCAGCACGCCCTGCGCATCGGCGATGACGTCCCCCTGGTCGAGGCCGACGCCGGAAGGCTCCCCTTCCGCGACGGCTCCTTCGACCTCGCCTGCTCCGCGTACGGGGCCGTCCCCTTCGTCGCCGACCCCGTGAACGTCATGCGCGAGGTGCGCCGCGTCCTGCGCCCCGGCGGCCGCTGGGTCTTCTCCGTCACCCACCCCATCCGCTGGGCCTTCCCCGACGAGCCCGGCCCCGAGGGGCTCTCCGTCGCCGCCTCCTACTTCGACCGGACCCCCTACGTCGAGCAGGACGAGGAGGGCGCCGCCGTATATGTGGAGCACCACCGCACCCTCGGCGACCGGGTACGGGACGTGGTCGCGGGCGGTTTCCGCCTGATCGACCTGGTCGAGCCGGAGTGGCCCGCCTGGAACAGCCAGGAGTGGGGCGGCTGGTCCCCGCTGCGCGGCAACCTGATCCCCGGCACGGCGATCTTCGTCTGCGAGCGAGACTGA
- the coaE gene encoding dephospho-CoA kinase produces MLKVGLTGGIGAGKSEVSRLLAGYGAVVVDADRIAREVVEPGTPGLEAVVAAFGESVLGADGALDRPKLGSIVFADPQKLRILNGIVHPLVGARSAELEAAAVAAGPDAIVVHDVPLLAENGLAPLYDLVVVVDAAPDTQLARLTALRGMAEEEARARMAAQATREQRLAVATLVIDNDGPLEALEPQVRKVWEELTARAAAVPGSGAGA; encoded by the coding sequence ATGTTGAAAGTTGGTCTGACAGGCGGAATCGGCGCCGGCAAGAGCGAGGTCTCGCGACTGCTGGCGGGGTACGGGGCGGTCGTGGTGGACGCCGACCGGATCGCGCGGGAGGTCGTGGAGCCGGGCACACCGGGGCTCGAGGCCGTCGTCGCGGCCTTCGGGGAGTCCGTGCTGGGCGCGGACGGGGCGCTGGACCGGCCGAAGCTGGGGTCCATCGTCTTCGCCGACCCGCAGAAGCTGCGGATCCTCAACGGGATCGTGCACCCCCTGGTCGGGGCCCGGTCCGCCGAGCTGGAAGCAGCCGCCGTGGCCGCGGGACCGGACGCGATCGTGGTGCACGACGTACCGCTGCTCGCGGAGAACGGGCTCGCCCCGCTGTACGACCTGGTCGTGGTGGTGGACGCGGCGCCCGACACCCAGCTGGCCCGGCTGACCGCACTGCGCGGGATGGCCGAGGAGGAGGCACGGGCCCGGATGGCCGCGCAGGCCACCCGGGAACAGCGACTGGCCGTGGCCACGCTCGTCATCGACAACGACGGGCCGCTGGAGGCGCTGGAGCCGCAGGTGCGCAAGGTGTGGGAGGAACTCACGGCGCGGGCGGCGGCGGTGCCGGGCTCCGGCGCCGGCGCATGA
- the rpsA gene encoding 30S ribosomal protein S1: MTSSTETTATTPQVAVNDIGDEAAFLAAIDETIKYFNDGDIVDGVIVKVDRDEVLLDIGYKTEGVIPSRELSIKHDVDPNEVVKVGDEIEALVLQKEDKEGRLILSKKRAQYERAWGTIEKIKEEDGIVTGTVIEVVKGGLILDIGLRGFLPASLVEMRRVRDLQPYVGKELEAKIIELDKNRNNVVLSRRAWLEQTQSEVRQTFLTTLQKGQVRSGVVSSIVNFGAFVDLGGVDGLVHVSELSWKHIDHPSEVVEVGQEVTVEVLDVDMDRERVSLSLKATQEDPWQQFARTHQIGQVVPGKVTKLVPFGAFVRVDEGIEGLVHISELAERHVEIPEQVVQVNDEIFVKVIDIDLERRRISLSLKQANESFGADPASVEFDPTLYGMAASYDDAGNYIYPEGFDPETNDWLEGFDKQREAWEGQYAEAQTRFEQHQAQVIKSREADEAAAAEGAAAPAAGSSSSAGAGISGGSYSSEGADETSGALASDEALAALREKLAGGQS; the protein is encoded by the coding sequence ATGACGAGCAGCACCGAGACCACCGCCACCACCCCGCAGGTTGCGGTCAACGACATCGGTGACGAGGCAGCGTTCCTCGCCGCGATCGACGAGACGATCAAGTACTTCAACGACGGCGACATCGTCGACGGCGTCATCGTGAAGGTCGACCGTGACGAGGTTCTCCTCGACATCGGTTACAAGACCGAGGGCGTCATCCCGAGCCGCGAGCTCTCGATCAAGCACGATGTCGACCCGAACGAGGTCGTCAAGGTCGGCGACGAGATCGAGGCTCTTGTTCTCCAGAAGGAGGACAAGGAAGGCCGTCTGATCCTGTCCAAGAAGCGTGCGCAGTACGAGCGCGCCTGGGGCACGATCGAGAAGATCAAGGAAGAAGACGGCATCGTCACCGGTACCGTCATCGAGGTCGTCAAGGGTGGTCTCATCCTCGACATCGGCCTCCGTGGCTTCCTTCCGGCTTCCCTCGTCGAGATGCGTCGCGTTCGCGACCTCCAGCCCTACGTGGGCAAGGAGCTCGAGGCGAAGATCATCGAGCTGGACAAGAACCGCAACAACGTGGTCCTGTCCCGCCGTGCCTGGCTCGAGCAGACCCAGTCCGAGGTTCGCCAGACGTTCCTCACCACCCTGCAGAAGGGTCAGGTCCGCTCCGGCGTCGTTTCCTCGATCGTCAACTTCGGTGCCTTCGTGGACCTGGGTGGCGTCGACGGTCTCGTCCACGTCTCCGAGCTGTCCTGGAAGCACATCGACCACCCGTCCGAGGTTGTCGAGGTCGGCCAGGAAGTCACCGTCGAGGTCCTCGACGTCGACATGGACCGCGAGCGTGTCTCCCTGTCGCTGAAGGCGACGCAGGAAGACCCGTGGCAGCAGTTCGCCCGGACGCACCAGATCGGTCAGGTCGTCCCGGGTAAGGTCACCAAGCTGGTTCCGTTCGGTGCGTTCGTCCGCGTGGACGAGGGCATCGAGGGTCTGGTCCACATCTCCGAGCTGGCCGAGCGCCACGTGGAGATCCCGGAGCAGGTCGTCCAGGTCAACGACGAGATCTTCGTCAAGGTCATCGACATCGACCTCGAGCGTCGCCGGATCTCGCTGTCCCTGAAGCAGGCCAACGAGTCCTTCGGTGCCGACCCGGCCTCGGTCGAGTTCGACCCGACCCTCTACGGTATGGCTGCCTCGTACGACGACGCGGGCAACTACATCTACCCCGAGGGCTTCGACCCCGAGACCAACGACTGGCTCGAGGGCTTCGACAAGCAGCGCGAAGCCTGGGAGGGCCAGTACGCCGAGGCGCAGACGCGCTTCGAGCAGCACCAGGCCCAGGTCATCAAGAGCCGCGAGGCCGACGAGGCCGCCGCTGCCGAGGGTGCGGCCGCTCCGGCCGCCGGCAGCAGCAGCAGCGCCGGTGCGGGCATCTCGGGTGGTTCGTACTCCTCCGAGGGTGCGGACGAGACCTCTGGCGCCCTGGCGTCGGACGAGGCCCTGGCCGCGCTCCGCGAGAAGCTGGCCGGCGGCCAGAGCTGA